One Oryza glaberrima chromosome 11, OglaRS2, whole genome shotgun sequence genomic region harbors:
- the LOC127754543 gene encoding peroxidase 43-like, with amino-acid sequence MGRSGGGGPAILLVAAVLVAGAAVSNAQLKVGFYSKSCPTAESTVASAVRQFADADSTILPALVRLQFHDCFVKGCDGSVLIKGVGNNAEVNNNKHQGLRGLDVVDSIKQQLESECPGVVSCADIVVLASRDAIAFTGGPSFDVPTGRRDGRTSSLRDADVLPDVKDSIDVLRSKFAANGLDDKDLVLLSSAHTVGTTACFFLQDRLYNFPLAGGGRGADPSIPEAFLSELQSRCAPGDFNTRLPLDRGSEAEFDTSILRNIRNGFAVIASDAALYNATATVGVVDTYSSMLSAFFGPYFRQDFADAMVKMGSVGVLTGAAGEVRKVCSKFN; translated from the exons ATGGGTAGGAGTGGTGGCGGTGGTCCGGCGATCttgctggtggcggcggtgctcgtcgccggcgccgccgtcagcAATGCGCAGCTGAAGGTGGGGTTCTACTCCAAGTCATGTCCTACAGCTGAATccaccgtcgcctccgccgtccgGCAGTTCGCCGACGCCGACAGCACCATCCTCCCCGCCCTCGTCCGCCTCCagttccacgactgcttcgtcaag GGGTGTGATGGGTCGGTGCTGATCAAGGGAGTGGGGAATAACGCGGAGGTGAACAACAACAAGCACCAGGGGCTGCGTGGGCTTGACGTGGTGGACAGCATCAAGCAGCAGCTGGAGTCGGAGTGCCCCGgcgtcgtctcctgcgccgacatcgtcgTCCTCGCCTCCCGCGACGCCATCGCCTTC acGGGCGGGCCGTCGTTCGACGTGCCGACGGGGCGGCGCGACGGGCGGACGTCGAGCCTCCGCGACGCCGACGTGCTCCCCGACGTCAAGGACTCCATCGACGTCCTCCGCTCCAAGTTCGCCGCCAATGGCCTCGACGACAAGGACCTCGTCCTCCTCAGCT CGGCGCACACGGTGGGGACGACGGCGTGCTTCTTCCTGCAGGACAGGCTGTACAActtcccgctcgccggcggcggccgcggcgcggacCCGTCGATCCCGGAGGCGTTCCTGTCGGAGCTCCAGTCGCGGTGCGCGCCCGGCGACTTCAACACGCGGCTGCCGCTCGACCGCGGCAGCGAGGCCGAGTTCGACACCTCCATCCTCCGCAACATCCGCAACGGCTTCGCCGTCATCGCCTCCGACGCCGCGCTCTACAACGCCACGGCcaccgtcggcgtcgtcgaCACCTACTCCAGCATGCTCAGCGCCTTCTTCGGCCCCTACTTCCGGCAGGACTTCGCCGACGCCATGGTCAAGATGGGGAGCGTCGGCgtgctcaccggcgccgccggcgaggtcaggAAGGTCTGCTCCAAGTTCAACtga
- the LOC127755146 gene encoding uncharacterized protein LOC127755146: MGLSCLGAGMMGKKKVSPAKQQQQPVDQNQQQKIQYCSKSKDADAAEVGEEEKKIGGGSDGDHHAGVEKVERRKKKSGSSSSSAPILMYQFPFHSRPGLL; encoded by the coding sequence ATGGGTTTGAGCTGCTTGGGTGCTGGGAtgatggggaagaagaaggtGTCGCcggcgaagcagcagcagcaacctgtAGATCAGAACCAGCAGCAGAAGATTCAGTACTGCTCGAAGTCGAAGGATGCAGATGCTGCTGAAGTtggtgaggaggagaagaagattgGAGGAGGATCGGATGGTGATCATCATGCTGGTGTGGAGAAGgtcgagaggaggaagaagaagagtggatcatcatcatcatcagctccAATCTTAATGTACCAGTTCCCCTTCCACTCCCGCCCTGGCTTGCTCTGA
- the LOC127753741 gene encoding alcohol dehydrogenase 1 isoform X1 has translation MATAGKVIKCKAAVAWEAAKPLVIEEVEVAPPQAMEVRVKILFTSLCHTDVYFWEAKGQTPVFPRIFGHEAGGIVESVGEGVTDLAPGDHVLPVFTGECKECAHCKSAESNMCDLLRINTDRGVMIGDGKSRFSINGKPIYHFVGTSTFSEYTVMHVGCVAKINPAAPLDKVCVLSCGISTGLGATINVAKPPKGSTVAIFGLGAVGLAAAEGARIAGASRIIGIDLNANRFEEGKILLIYQIISLFDGLLKSSYIFCISSARKFGCTEFVNPKDHDKPVQQVLAEMTNGGVDRSVECTGNINAMIQAFECVHDGWGVAVLVGVPHKDAEFKTHPMNFLNERTLKGTFFGNYKPRTDLPNVVELYMKKELEVEKFITHSVPFSEINTAFDLMHKGEGIRCIIRMEN, from the exons ATGGCGACCGCAGGGAAGGTGATCAAGTGCAAAG cggcggtggcatggGAGGCCGCGAAGCCGCTGGTGatcgaggaggtggaggtggcgccgccgcAGGCCATGGAGGTGCGCGTCAAGATCCTCTTCACCTCGCTCTGCCACACCGACGTCTACTTCTGGGAGGCCAAG GGACAGACTCCCGTGTTCCCTCGGATCTTCGGCCATGAAGCTGGAGG TATTGTGGAGAGTGTTGGAGAGGGTGTGACTGATCTTGCCCCTGGTGACCATGTTCTCCCTGTGTTCACTGGGGAGTGCAAGGAGTGTGCCCACTGCAAGTCAGCAGAGAGCAACATGTGTGATCTGCTCAGGATCAACACTGACAGGGGTGTGATGATTGGTGATGGCAAATCACGCTTTTCCATCAACGGGAAGCCCATTTACCATTTCGTCGGGACTTCGACCTTCAGCGAGTACACTGTCATGCATGTTGGTTGCGTTGCGAAGATCAACCCGGCAGCTCCACTTGATAAAGTTTGCGTTCTTAGCTGTGGTATTTCTACTG GTCTTGGTGCTACAATCAATGTGGCAAAGCCACCAAAGGGTTCGACGGTGGCGATATTTGGTCTAGGAGCTGTAGGCCTTGCT GCCGCAGAAGGTGCAAGGATTGCAGGAGCGTCAAGGATCATTGGCATTGACCTGAACGCCAACAGATTTGAAGAAGGTAAAATCCTCTTGATTTACCAGATCATCAGTTTGTTTGATGGTCTTTTAAAGTCAtcttatatattttgtatatcttCAGCTAGGAAATTTGGTTGCACTGAATTTGTGAACCCAAAGGACCATGACAAGCCAGTTCAGCAG GTACTTGCTGAGATGACCAATGGTGGAGTTGACCGCAGCGTTGAATGCACTGGCAACATCAACGCCATGATCCAAGCATTTGAATGTGTTCATGAT GGCTGGGGTGTTGCTGTTCTGGTCGGCGTGCCACACAAGGACGCCGAGTTCAAGACCCACCCGATGAACTTCCTGAACGAGAGGACTCTCAAGGGAACCTTCTTCGGCAACTACAAGCCGCGCACCGATCTGCCCAACGTCGTCGAGCTCTACATGAAGAAG GAGCTGGAGGTGGAGAAGTTCATCACACACAGCGTGCCGTTCTCGGAGATCAACACGGCGTTCGACCTGATGCACAAGGGCGAGGGCATCCGCTGCATCATCCGCATGGAGAACTGA
- the LOC127753741 gene encoding alcohol dehydrogenase 1 isoform X2, whose protein sequence is MATAGKVIKCKAAVAWEAAKPLVIEEVEVAPPQAMEVRVKILFTSLCHTDVYFWEAKGQTPVFPRIFGHEAGGIVESVGEGVTDLAPGDHVLPVFTGECKECAHCKSAESNMCDLLRINTDRGVMIGDGKSRFSINGKPIYHFVGTSTFSEYTVMHVGCVAKINPAAPLDKVCVLSCGISTGLGATINVAKPPKGSTVAIFGLGAVGLAAAEGARIAGASRIIGIDLNANRFEEARKFGCTEFVNPKDHDKPVQQVLAEMTNGGVDRSVECTGNINAMIQAFECVHDGWGVAVLVGVPHKDAEFKTHPMNFLNERTLKGTFFGNYKPRTDLPNVVELYMKKELEVEKFITHSVPFSEINTAFDLMHKGEGIRCIIRMEN, encoded by the exons ATGGCGACCGCAGGGAAGGTGATCAAGTGCAAAG cggcggtggcatggGAGGCCGCGAAGCCGCTGGTGatcgaggaggtggaggtggcgccgccgcAGGCCATGGAGGTGCGCGTCAAGATCCTCTTCACCTCGCTCTGCCACACCGACGTCTACTTCTGGGAGGCCAAG GGACAGACTCCCGTGTTCCCTCGGATCTTCGGCCATGAAGCTGGAGG TATTGTGGAGAGTGTTGGAGAGGGTGTGACTGATCTTGCCCCTGGTGACCATGTTCTCCCTGTGTTCACTGGGGAGTGCAAGGAGTGTGCCCACTGCAAGTCAGCAGAGAGCAACATGTGTGATCTGCTCAGGATCAACACTGACAGGGGTGTGATGATTGGTGATGGCAAATCACGCTTTTCCATCAACGGGAAGCCCATTTACCATTTCGTCGGGACTTCGACCTTCAGCGAGTACACTGTCATGCATGTTGGTTGCGTTGCGAAGATCAACCCGGCAGCTCCACTTGATAAAGTTTGCGTTCTTAGCTGTGGTATTTCTACTG GTCTTGGTGCTACAATCAATGTGGCAAAGCCACCAAAGGGTTCGACGGTGGCGATATTTGGTCTAGGAGCTGTAGGCCTTGCT GCCGCAGAAGGTGCAAGGATTGCAGGAGCGTCAAGGATCATTGGCATTGACCTGAACGCCAACAGATTTGAAGAAG CTAGGAAATTTGGTTGCACTGAATTTGTGAACCCAAAGGACCATGACAAGCCAGTTCAGCAG GTACTTGCTGAGATGACCAATGGTGGAGTTGACCGCAGCGTTGAATGCACTGGCAACATCAACGCCATGATCCAAGCATTTGAATGTGTTCATGAT GGCTGGGGTGTTGCTGTTCTGGTCGGCGTGCCACACAAGGACGCCGAGTTCAAGACCCACCCGATGAACTTCCTGAACGAGAGGACTCTCAAGGGAACCTTCTTCGGCAACTACAAGCCGCGCACCGATCTGCCCAACGTCGTCGAGCTCTACATGAAGAAG GAGCTGGAGGTGGAGAAGTTCATCACACACAGCGTGCCGTTCTCGGAGATCAACACGGCGTTCGACCTGATGCACAAGGGCGAGGGCATCCGCTGCATCATCCGCATGGAGAACTGA
- the LOC127753742 gene encoding alcohol dehydrogenase 2 produces the protein MATAGKVIKCKAAVAWEAGKPLSIEEVEVAPPQAMEVRVKILYTALCHTDVYFWEAKGQTPVFPRILGHEAGGIVESVGEGVTELAPGDHVLPVFTGECKECDHCKSEESNMCDLLRINVDRGVMIGDGKSRFTIKGKPIFHFVGTSTFSEYTVIHVGCLAKINPEAPLDKVCILSCGFSTGFGATVNVAKPKKGQTVAIFGLGAVGLAAMEGARLSGASRIIGVDLNPAKFEQAKKFGCTDFVNPKDHSKPVHEVLIEMTNGGLDRAVECTGNINAMISCFECVHDGWGVAVLVGVPTKDDVFKTHPMNFLNEKTLKGTFFGNYKPRTDLPNVVELYMKKELELEKFITHTVPFSEINTAFDLMLKGESLRCVMRMDE, from the exons ATGGCGACAGCCGGGAAGGTGATCAAGTGCAAAG cggcggtggcatggGAGGCAGGGAAGCCGCTGTCGAtcgaggaggtggaggttgCGCCGCCGCAGGCCATGGAGGTCCGCGTCAAGATCCTCTACACCGCCCTCTGCCACACCGACGTCTACTTCTGGGAGGCCAAG GGGCAAACACCTGTTTTCCCTAGGATCTTGGGCCATGAAGCTGGAGG CATTGTGGAGAGTGTGGGAGAGGGTGTGACCGAACTCGCGCCGGGCGACCATGTCCTCCCGGTGTTCACCGGCGAGTGCAAGGAGTGTGATCACTGCAAATCGGAGGAGAGCAACATGTGTGACCTCCTCAGGATCAACGTCGACCGCGGCGTCATGATCGGCGACGGCAAGTCCCGGTTCACCATCAAGGGGAAGCCCATCTTCCACTTTGTTGGCACATCCACCTTCAGCGAGTACACCGTCATCCATGTCGGCTGCCTCGCGAAGATCAACCCGGAGGCGCCTCTCGACAAGGTCTGCATTCTCAGCTGCGGTTTCTCTACCG GTTTTGGTGCAACAGTGAATGTCGCGAAACCGAAAAAGGGCCAGACCGTGGCTATTTTCGGTCTCGGAGCTGTTGGCCTTGCT GCTATGGAAGGTGCCAGGCTGTCTGGAGCATCGAGGATCATTGGTGTGGACCTGAACCCTGCGAAATTCGAACAAG CTAAGAAGTTTGGCTGCACTGACTTCGTAAACCCCAAGGACCACAGCAAGCCAGTGCACGAG GTGCTGATTGAGATGACCAACGGTGGACTCGACAGGGCCGTTGAATGCACGGGCAACATCAACGCCATGATATCCTGCTTCGAATGTGTCCATGAT GGATGGGGCGTTGCGGTGCTGGTCGGCGTGCCGACCAAGGATGATGTGTTCAAGACCCACCCGATGAACTTCCTCAACGAGAAGACGCTCAAGGGGACGTTCTTTGGTAACTACAAGCCGCGCACCGACCTGCCCAACGTCGTCGAGCTGTACATGAAGAAG gagctggagctggagaagTTCATCACCCACACCGTTCCGTTCTCGGAGATCAACACGGCGTTCGATCTCATGCTCAAGGGGGAGAGTCTCCGCTGCGTCATGAGGATGGATGAGtag